In Phragmites australis chromosome 17, lpPhrAust1.1, whole genome shotgun sequence, the following are encoded in one genomic region:
- the LOC133897539 gene encoding uncharacterized protein LOC133897539, translated as MVLGSKIFRQKTLYEVLSVSEDASYDEIRAAYKSAALNTHPDKAHTTLESSVPSNEQQEFLSVQKAWEILRSSKSRADYDKQLQSSRQNIEIIASEIEVGDMIIESTADSMELLYPCRCGDYFSITSCELGDMGILVTDDGEVDPQASNPASASVVLGCGSCSLKTRLVIDKTS; from the coding sequence ATGGTTCTTGGCAGCAAGATTTTCCGCCAGAAAACCTTGTACGAGGTTCTATCGGTAAGTGAAGATGCGTCTTATGATGAAATCCGTGCAGCATACAAGTCTGCTGCTCTAAATACACATCCGGACAAAGCACACACAACTCTTGAGTCATCTGTGCCTTCCAATGAGCAACAGGAATTTCTGAGCGTCCAGAAAGCATGGGAAATCCTACGCAGTTCTAAATCTAGAGCCGACTATGATAAGCAGCTGCAATCATCCAGACAGAACATTGAGATCATTGCATCCGAAATCGAAGTTGGGGATATGATCATCGAGAGCACTGCTGATTCTATGGAGCTGTTGTACCCATGCAGGTGTGGCGATTATTTTTCAATCACTTCATGTGAACTGGGTGATATGGGAATTTTGGTCACTGATGATGGAGAAGTAGATCCGCAGGCGTCCAATCCTGCATCGGCTTCTGTTGTTCTGGGCTGTGGCTCATGTTCTCTAAAAACACGATTGGTTATAGATAAAACTTCATGA
- the LOC133897538 gene encoding uncharacterized protein LOC133897538 codes for MPCLAQEYHDKLPAANHYCKSLSSLIRETYAHCHVPCVRIPAGAGWSSGQDSDDDSALDDALDTKQVILNEMRNRQMKRRSRCSVDSPTLSSAFAWSYTPLDPRTVLEKVSSPKKCSVVAEEEKEQDEAAGDGGDCDADDESEAFFSVKSFFTRSTSRAATVASSAGVDPLPPLLRSPETWEGFRDCQGWPFGLCRRPAVLPLPPLPSTPVDSWKWRKSVSSLAASPAPAYSYKTTTNTC; via the exons ATGCCTTGCTTGGCGCAAGAGTACCACGACAAGCTACCCGCCGCCAATCACTACTGCAAGTCCCTGTCCTCCCTCATCCGGGAGACCTACGCGCACTGCCATGTACCCTGCGTCAGGATCCCCGCCGGCGCCGGGTGGAGCTCCGGCCAGGACAGCGACGACGACAGCGCCCTCGACGACGCGCTCGACACCAAGCAG GTGATCCTCAACGAGATGAGGAACCGGCAGATGAAGAGGCGGTCCAGGTGCAGCGTCGACTCGCCGACGCTGTCGAGCGCCTTCGCCTGGTCGTATACCCCGCTCGACCCGAGAACCGTTCTTGAGAAGGTGTCAAGTCCCAAGAAGTGCTCCGTGGTggccgaggaggagaaggagcaggATGAGGCAGCCGGTGACGGCGGCGACTGCGACGCGGACGACGAGAGCGAGGCGTTCTTCTCGGTGAAGAGCTTCTTCACGCGCAGCACGAGCCGGGCGGCGACCGTGGCGTCGTCGGCGGGCGTGGACCCGCTGCCACCGCTGCTGCGATCGCCGGAGACGTGGGAGGGATTCCGGGACTGCCAGGGGTGGCCGTTCGGGCTGTGCCGCCGGCCCGCCGTCCtcccgctgccgccgctgcccaGCACGCCGGTCGACTCGTGGAAATGGCGCAAGAGCGTCAGCAGCCTCGCCGCGAGCCCAGCTCCTGCTTACAGCTACAAAACTACTACTAACACTTGTTAA